AGAGGCGGAATTCCTCGCCAAGGTAAAGGCGGCGTACATCCGGATCGTTGACGATCTCCTCCGGGCTGCCCTCGGTCAAGATCTCTCCCGCATAGACGATATAGGCGCGATCGGTCAGGCCGAGCGTTTCGCGCACATTGTGATCGGTGATGAGAACGCCGATGCCGCGGTTGGTGAGGTGGCGGACCAGGTCCTGAATATCGCCGACCGCGATCGGATCGATGCCGGCAAAGGGTTCGTCGAGCAGCATGTAGTTCGGACGCGTCGCCAGCGCGCGCGCGATTTCGACGCGGCGGCGTTCACCGCCGGACAGCGCAATCGACGGCGATTTGCGCAAGCGCGTGATGTTGAATTCCTCGAGCAGCGAATTGAGCTCGGCTTCGCGCTTCTTCTTGTTGGGCTCGACGACTTCGAGCACCGCGCGAATATTCTGCTCGACGGTGAGGCCGCGAAAGATCGAGGCTTCCTGCGGCAGATAGCCGATGCCGAGCCGCGCGCGCTGGTACATCGGCAGCTTGGTGACGTCGTGGCCGTCGAGTTCGATCGCGCCGCGATCCGCCTTGATCAGCCCGGTGATCATGTAGAACACCGTGGTCTTGCCGGCGCCGTTCGGGCCGAGCAGACCGACCGCTTCGCCGCGCCGGACATAGATGCTGACGCCGCGCACGACCTGGCGGGTGCCGAAACTCTTTTCCACGCTATGCACAGCCAGATAGCCCGGCCGCTTGATGAAACGCGGGGCGGCGGCGCCGTTGGTCTTGGGGGCCTGGGCTCTGGGCGCCTGGGCCCTTCTTGGGGTCTGGGTATTGGGAACCTGGCTGGTAGGCGCCGGGGCGCGGGCGCGCGGTCCTTCCTCGCGCGACGGCTCGGCGGCCGGCTGCGGTGGCAGTTCCAGCGCCGGAACCGGCGCGGTGCGCGCCATCGGCGGCGCATCGCGCACCGGACTGGTCAGCATGTCACCGAAGGAATCGCCGAGAGCGGTAATGTCATCCCGGGAACGCGCAAATCCTGCCGGCCCGCGTTTCGCGGGTCGTCGACGGAACATGCCAAGTAAATCCACCATCCCGCTTCGCTGAGCCTTTCGCGATGATCCGCGATGCGTGCGCCAGCGAATCGAATCGCCCGCGAACCATGAATGGATGTCCCCAAACACCCCGCCGTGCCAGCCCGTAGATACAGGCTCCCACCCGCCGCTTCAACCACAGGAGGCTTAAATATTATTTAAGCCATTGATATATATCATTTTTTTCCGGGAATCAGCGAGGGGATACCCGGCTTCGCGCCACCCGTGCCGGATCCGCAGTCCTTTCCCGCAGACTGGTCGAACAAGCCCTGCACCCTGCCGCTGTCGGATTCCACCCGCGACACCCCAGTGGTCATGTCGACCAGCAGGCGGTCGCCACGCAGCACGTTCTTGCACTGGGTCAGTACCACCCCGCCCGCCATGGTGATGAGGTTGGCGCGGGTATCGAAGATCGCACTCTCTCCGGTCACGACCTGGTCTTTCTGGGTAACGACAACACTGCCCTTGGCTTCCAGCTTGCGTATCGACGAACTGCCGCCGGGTCCCGGGGACGCGGCTTGCATCGGCGCCGTCTTCGCGCCCTTCGCGGGCGCCGGCGTCGCCGCCGGGCCGGAATCGTAAAATACCACCAGCGACTTTGCCGTCATGGTGGTGTCGCCCTGCACCACCTTCACATTGCCGGAGAAGGTCGCTTCCTTTTTCTTGTCGCGCATCTCCAGCGACGCTGCCTCGATCTGGATCGGCTGGTCGCGGTTTTGCGAAAATCCCTGCATCGCATTCGGCACGCCGGACACGGCGCCTTGGGCATGGACGCCGTTACAGGCGCCGATCGCGAGCGCGAACGCCATGGTTGCAAGACGGCGCGAGAAAAAGAATTGCGTCATCGAGATCACTTCGTGTTGCCGGACTTGGCGGGTGTGGACCGCTGCTTCGGCGCCGGAGGCTCAGGCTCGGGAGAGGGAGCGGTCGGCTGTTCCATGACCAGGTTCATCACGACATTGCCTTCGAAGCGAACCACCTCGCCGCTGTTGATGATCCTGAGCCGATCGGCGGTCAGCGTGCCATTCAGCAGTTTGACGTCGACATGTTCGTCCGACGACACCGCGCCCTTGTTGATGTCGACATAGGCCTGGGAGAGTTTGGCTTCATAGCCCGTGGAGGATTGCAGGAAGATATCCTTTCGAAGGTCCAGCATCTGCGACTTGCTGTCGTAATAGCCGGTACGGGCATCCAGCATCACGGTGCTCTTGTCTTCCATCGCCACCTTGGCGCGCAACTGACTGAGCTCGACATGGTCAGGATCGGTCAGGTCCTGGGTGGCGGCCTTGGCCCACATCTCGTAGGGCCGCTGGTCGGTCGAGAAGCCGGCGAGATGCGGCGTCTCCATCGTGATCTTGGTGCCCGATACCACCAGATTCCCCATGTCGACCGGCACCTTGGGCAGCAGCATGCGAAACGGATTGAAGACGGACACGGCGACGATGCCGGCCATCGCGACAATCACGGCGGCAGGAACCGCGATCCGCAGCACGTGCACCATGCGGCTGTGGCGGGCGGCCGCGGCAAAGCGCGCCTCCATGCCGGCAACATAGGCTGGGTTCTGTACCGAGTTCACCGCCGCTCCAGAGCGCGAGATTGCCCGTCATTGTATCCGGGATTGCCTCAAAACGCAGCCCGGACGTGGTCGCACCAGTGTGACCGAAACAGGGCGAAAGCGGGTTAACGCGGGCTCCATAGCGTTTTCGAGCGAAGTGGACGCCGGTTCGCGTCAAGAAAACGCGTCAAAACAAAAAAACCCTGATTATGAATGCGCGAAAATGTCCTCGGCCTCCCAACCGCCGAGATCGAGCTTGGCCCGGAACGGCAGAAAGTCGAAGCAGGCCTGGGCCAGTTCGGTACGGCCCTCGCGCACCAGCATGGTGTCGAGCCGTTCGCGCAAGGCATGCAGATGCAGCACGTCGGAAGCGGCATAAGCGAGCTGCGCCTCGCTGAGATTCGGCGAACCCCAGTCGCTCGACTGCTGCTGCTTCGACAGGTCGATATTGAGCACCTCGCGCACCAGGTCTTTCAGGCCGTGGCGGTCGGTATAGGTGCGGGTCAACCGCGAGGCGATCTTGGTGCAGTAGACCGGCTGCGGCATCACGCCGAAGGCATTGTAGAGCGCGGCGAGATCGAACCGCGCGAAGTGGAAGATCTTGGTGATCTTCGGATTGGCGAGCAGCGCCTTCAGGTTGGGCGCGTCGGTGTGCCCCTGCGGAATCTGGATCACGTCGGCGCTGCCGTCGCCGTTCGACATCTGCACCACGCAGAGCCGGTCGCGATGCGGATTGAGCCCCATGGTCTCGGTATCGATCGCTACTGAAGTCGTGTAGCGGGACAGATCGGGCAGATCGCCACGATGCAGGCGGATGGTCATTACGTTCGGAACCTCGTCGAATCGATGCGGACCTAAACTAACGTCGAAATCGCCAACAAACGAGGGGCGCGGGGCCCTGGCCGGGCATTTTCTTGGTTCTTTCCATAGCAGGTGGAATCGCGCCAGTATCGACCGGCCGTCGCCACAACCGGGGGTGCCCTGTGAAAGCCGAACAGCAACGACTGCCCCGTTTTGCCGTGCTCATCGACGCCGACAACACCTCGCCGCAGATCGCCGGCGGGCTGTTCGAGGAGGTCGCGAAGTTCGGCGAGGCCAGCGTACGCCGCATCTATGGCGACTTTTCAACCCCTCAGCTCAAATCCTGGTCCGACATCCTGCAGAAATACGCCATCGATCCGTACCAGCAGTTCGCCTACACCAAGGGCAAGAACGCCTCGGATATCGCTCTGGTGATCGATGCGATGGATCTTCTGCACAGCGGAAGGTTCGACGGCTTCTGCCTGGTATCTTCCGACAGCGATTTCACGCGGCTTGCTTCCCGGCTCCGCGAGCAGGGCGCCGACGTCTACGGTTTTGGCGCGCAGAAGACGCCGGAGAGTTTTCGGCAGGCCTGCCGTCGCTTCATCTACACCGAGAACCTGGTGCCGCGGGCCGCGAGTAGCGGCACGAACGCTACGGCGAAGCCGAACTCGTTGGAGCCGCCAAGCGCCGCAATCCCGATTTTGCAAAAAGCCATTTCGCAAATCGAGAGCGAGGATGGCTGGGTTCTGCTCGGCACGGTGGGCGAACAGATCTCGAATTTGTTCTCGGACTTCGACGCGCGGACCTACGGCTCGAGCAAGCTCAGCGATCTCGTGCGAAAAACCGACGCGTTCGAGATCGAGAAGGTGTCCGGCGATCGCATGCGCATCAGGGCCAAACCCACCGGTGGCGGAACGAAGACCAAGGCGCGATAAAATCGTTCGCCAAGTCCTTGCCAAGTCATCGAACTAAGCCAGAAGCACTTTTATGTGATCCCGGGGCGTATCGGCCCACCGATCGATCGCTTGATCCGGCGGCGCTCCACTGCTTGAACGCGCAACCCGCGGGCGCCTCCTGACGATTCTGCCTCCGGCCCCATGTGAATGGACGTCATGACCGATCAAATTGCCGATCAACCTGCGCCGGATAGCGGCTTTACGCGCTACCAGTCGTTGCTCGTCGCGTTGCTGGCGTTCGTCCAGTTCACCGTGATTCTCGATTTCACGATCATGTCGCCGCTCGGCGCCATCATCATGCCTGCGCTCGGCATCACCGCCGGGCAGTTCGGCGTGGCGGTCTCGGCCTATGCGTTCAGCGCGGGGATATCCGGCATCCTCAGCGCGGGATTTGCCGATCGCTTCGACCGCAAGCGCCTGCTGCTGTTCTTCTATGTCGGCTTCACCCTCGGGACGGCACTGTGCGCGCTCGCGCCGAACTACCACCTGCTGTTGCTCGGTCGAATCGTAACCGGATTGTTCGGTGGCGTGATCGGTTCGGTCGTGCTCGCGATTGTCACCGACCTGTTTGCGCTGCAGCTACGCGGTCGCGTGATGGGCTTCGTGCAAACCGCATTCGCCGCCAGCCAGGTGCTCGGAATTCCCGCCGGCCTGTTTCTTTCCAACCACTGGAACTGGCACGTTTCGTTCGCAGCGCTCATCGTGCTGTCGATCGCAGGCATGGTCGCGGTGTCGTTGATGATGAAGCCGGTAAATGCCCACCTGCTGCTCCAACAGGACAAGACCGCGTTTCGTCACCTGATCGCAACGGTTGCGCAACCGCGCTACACGATGGCGTTCCTGGTGACGACGTTGCTGGCGACCGGCGGATACATGCTGATGCCGTTCGGCAGCGCCTACACCGTGCACAATCTCGGCATCGACATCCAGCATCTCCCGACCATCTATCTGGTCTCGGGCCTGTTCAGC
The Bradyrhizobium sp. KBS0727 genome window above contains:
- the lptC gene encoding LPS export ABC transporter periplasmic protein LptC, with the translated sequence MNSVQNPAYVAGMEARFAAAARHSRMVHVLRIAVPAAVIVAMAGIVAVSVFNPFRMLLPKVPVDMGNLVVSGTKITMETPHLAGFSTDQRPYEMWAKAATQDLTDPDHVELSQLRAKVAMEDKSTVMLDARTGYYDSKSQMLDLRKDIFLQSSTGYEAKLSQAYVDINKGAVSSDEHVDVKLLNGTLTADRLRIINSGEVVRFEGNVVMNLVMEQPTAPSPEPEPPAPKQRSTPAKSGNTK
- a CDS encoding MFS transporter, whose amino-acid sequence is MTDQIADQPAPDSGFTRYQSLLVALLAFVQFTVILDFTIMSPLGAIIMPALGITAGQFGVAVSAYAFSAGISGILSAGFADRFDRKRLLLFFYVGFTLGTALCALAPNYHLLLLGRIVTGLFGGVIGSVVLAIVTDLFALQLRGRVMGFVQTAFAASQVLGIPAGLFLSNHWNWHVSFAALIVLSIAGMVAVSLMMKPVNAHLLLQQDKTAFRHLIATVAQPRYTMAFLVTTLLATGGYMLMPFGSAYTVHNLGIDIQHLPTIYLVSGLFSIFTGPLVGRASDAFGKFPTFVFGSAMSIVMVLIYTHLGQVSLTTAIVVNVLMFVGIFSRMIPSQALISAIPDPSQRGSFSAVSASLQQLSGGLGSVLAAAIIAENADGSLRHFDWLGYIVVATATISLVGMYFVQKSVAHRAGQRVV
- the lptB gene encoding LPS export ABC transporter ATP-binding protein: MVDLLGMFRRRPAKRGPAGFARSRDDITALGDSFGDMLTSPVRDAPPMARTAPVPALELPPQPAAEPSREEGPRARAPAPTSQVPNTQTPRRAQAPRAQAPKTNGAAAPRFIKRPGYLAVHSVEKSFGTRQVVRGVSIYVRRGEAVGLLGPNGAGKTTVFYMITGLIKADRGAIELDGHDVTKLPMYQRARLGIGYLPQEASIFRGLTVEQNIRAVLEVVEPNKKKREAELNSLLEEFNITRLRKSPSIALSGGERRRVEIARALATRPNYMLLDEPFAGIDPIAVGDIQDLVRHLTNRGIGVLITDHNVRETLGLTDRAYIVYAGEILTEGSPEEIVNDPDVRRLYLGEEFRL
- a CDS encoding LptA/OstA family protein, producing the protein MTQFFFSRRLATMAFALAIGACNGVHAQGAVSGVPNAMQGFSQNRDQPIQIEAASLEMRDKKKEATFSGNVKVVQGDTTMTAKSLVVFYDSGPAATPAPAKGAKTAPMQAASPGPGGSSSIRKLEAKGSVVVTQKDQVVTGESAIFDTRANLITMAGGVVLTQCKNVLRGDRLLVDMTTGVSRVESDSGRVQGLFDQSAGKDCGSGTGGAKPGIPSLIPGKK
- a CDS encoding NYN domain-containing protein — encoded protein: MKAEQQRLPRFAVLIDADNTSPQIAGGLFEEVAKFGEASVRRIYGDFSTPQLKSWSDILQKYAIDPYQQFAYTKGKNASDIALVIDAMDLLHSGRFDGFCLVSSDSDFTRLASRLREQGADVYGFGAQKTPESFRQACRRFIYTENLVPRAASSGTNATAKPNSLEPPSAAIPILQKAISQIESEDGWVLLGTVGEQISNLFSDFDARTYGSSKLSDLVRKTDAFEIEKVSGDRMRIRAKPTGGGTKTKAR
- a CDS encoding ribonuclease D; the encoded protein is MTIRLHRGDLPDLSRYTTSVAIDTETMGLNPHRDRLCVVQMSNGDGSADVIQIPQGHTDAPNLKALLANPKITKIFHFARFDLAALYNAFGVMPQPVYCTKIASRLTRTYTDRHGLKDLVREVLNIDLSKQQQSSDWGSPNLSEAQLAYAASDVLHLHALRERLDTMLVREGRTELAQACFDFLPFRAKLDLGGWEAEDIFAHS